In Anopheles arabiensis isolate DONGOLA chromosome 2, AaraD3, whole genome shotgun sequence, the genomic window TCTCGACACGgcggtgctgctgcggctgctgctccgtTGCGATAAGACCCACTGGACGACGTATAAAAGACATCCTGCGGCAGAACGAGGGACAGTGTAGTGTGTTCGACGTAAACCTGTCAGACGCAACGCAAAGATGAAGGCACCGACCGTTCTGTTGCTGCTCGTcgccagcagctgctgcatcgCATCGCCCGTTCCGCAGGCTCGGCTGCAACGCCGCACCGAAGTGGCGGACGAAACGCTCGAGCTCGTGTACGAATCGTTCGTGACCGTGTTCCGCACGGTGCAGGCAACCTATCCGCCCGCTCTGCTGCAGGAAATTGCGACCGAGCTGCTCGCGACCGGTGGCCGCTTCCAGTTCTCCGACGCGCTCGCCGCCCAGCTGGACGAGAAGAATGTCGAGGTGCGTGCGAACCTGAAGTATGCGCTGGAGGATTTGGCCATCACTGCCGCCGGGCTGGACGGTGCCGATGAGGTCGTCCTCAGCAAGGTGCACGACTATCTGGACTACGCCGTGGACGTGCTGGTCAGCGCGGTACCGATGGACGTGGTCGAGgcgctggtggtggaggtgctgGAAAAGGAAGGCTCGTTCGATTTCACCCCCGAGCTGGAGGCGATGCTGGGCGAGGCGCTGGCAGCCGCCAAGGAGGAGCTGCGCAAGGTGATCGACTACGAGTTCGAGCTGTTCGACGATCTGATCGCGCTGGACGACGAGACCCGTGCCCTGATCTACCGTGTGATCGACTATCTGGCCGACGAAACGTACCAGGCGATCCCGTGGAAGCTGCTGGAAGACATCGTGTACGAGGTGATCGAGAACGGGGGCGTGATCGCGCTGTCCGACGAGCTGAACGAGCGCGTCGAGGAGACGCTGGAATCGTTGCGGCAGAAGCTGCGCGAGGTGCTCGAGTCGCTCGAAACGCTGCTCACCCCGAAGAAGGTCGCCCGCGTCGTTCCGGACGAAACGATACAGCTTATCTACGAATCGATCGCGACCATGCTCAACAGCCTGCGCGCCAACTTCCCGGAAGATGTGTTCCAGGACGTGGTGCACACGGCGCTGGTTAACGACGGTGTGTTTGCGTTCTCGGAGGAGCTGTCCGAGCGGCTGGACGTGGCGCTCGAGACCGTGCGCGGCGCGATGCAGCAGGATCTGGTCGCACTGGCGCTGCAGAGCGTCGAGGATGCGGACGAGGAGGTGGTCGCCAAGCTGACCGATTACTTTGACCACGCGACGAAGGTAATGTTCGAGGTGTTCCCGGCCGACGTGCTGGAGGAGATCGTGAAGGAGGTGCTGGCCAACGGCGGTGTGTTTGAGTTTTCGGCCGACCTGCTCGCCATGATCGACGCCGACCTGGTGCGCATCAAGGCGGGTCTGCGCGACCTGTTCGAGTACGAGTTCGCGGTGTTCCCGGAGCTGCAGGAGCTGTCCGGCGTGGAGCTGGAGCTGGTCTACCAGGCGTCCGACTACGTGGTCGATGAGGTGTACAAGATCATGCCGTGGAGCCTGTTCGAGGAGATCGTGTACACGATCGTGAGCAACGACGGTTTGGTGGACCTTTCGGACGATCTGATGGAGCGCATCGACGCCACGGTCGAGGAGCTGTTTGTCCAGCTGAAAGACATCATGGACAAGGCGACCGAACTGTGGGAATAGACGTTCCATATCGCCCTGTCGCGTAGATCGTGCCGATTGGAACGATCGGTTCTTTTGGGGAATgcgataaataaacaaaactccaCACACTTTGGACGAACGAAACGGATCGTTTATTGTTTGTTGACTAGCTTGGGGAACAACTTTCTCAGCGCTTCCTCGATATCGATGTCCTGTTTCGGCTGCGATTGGGGGGAGGGTGCCTTTGCGTCGGTGCTCGGTGCCATGGTGGACGGAGCGGCATCCGTTTCTTCGGCGGCGTGACTGAGCCTGCGGAACAGCTCCACGTCTCCGGTGGAGGACAGCAGCAGGGCAAGAATGTTCACGTAGTCCTGGTTGATTTCGTTCTGTATGTTTGCCGTCACGTTGACGTTCACGTTCACCAGATCTCCGATGGTGTTGCCGGAGATGGTAATAGGATCGCCCGAGACAAGCGCCAAGCAGATGGCGCTGCTTACCAGCAGGAGGGCACTAATTCTAGCTCGGATCATTTTGATGCAGTGCTGGAGTTGGACCCTTGCGTAGGCTCTTTTATATTTTACACATGGTTCAAGAAGTTGTGCAAGCTTGAAGATGAATGTGCACACCTTGGGCTGAATTGAATCTGCATCGCTCGTGAAGGTAAATGACAGCATTATCTTGACAACCGTTTATCTGTTCGTTGTACTTGGGTCTCTTCCGTCGAGCGGGACAAGACAATGTGCCTAACCTTGGCAGTATAGTTTCATCACACCTGTTATCACGATGGGGATTGATGGAAGAGAGCAAAGCAACAgaataacaaacacaaaaaaggtcgTTGTAGCATCTGGTACGGTAAGCGATTGTTTTTGCACATGTCATCAGAATGGTTATCATCAGTGGTCAAGAAACGTGATTGAAACCAATAGCCTATTCGATTATGCAACTAATTTCGATGGTCTATTTCGGTTCGTTTTAGGAGGAGGTTTCGCTGTAGAGATTGCAGAGTGATGTAACGTTTGAATCACTGTAATATCTTTATCACTGATAAGTAATGCATTTTATGTGAACCAACGAGGAAAAGTAATGACCCTGAACTGTTGACTACTCAACGCTTTTGTTTGTAGCATTGTATGAGATTTATTTGCGTACAAGTTTCATGTTTCCacattttgtaaaaaacaGATCATTTCTCATGGTGAAGCTGTCCAATGATTAGtgtaacaacatgtccgtcttTGGCTGAATTTGGCAGACCTTAAGGCTAGCTCTGCTGAGATGAAGACTAATGCTGGACTTATTAATAAAAACTTTGAACGGAGAGCATTTAAATCAGTAGGTAGTAGGGAAGATCCTTTAGTAAGTGTTCTGGTTTCAAAGGAATAGCAAGACTCCAGGCGTACACATTTTAGGCTTAACCGATAATGTCTTATGAAGCATcaatatttgtatatttttatttattatcaatACAATAATTACTTGTTTCATTACAGTAAATACAGCAGACACAACAAGGGAGTTGTTGCAGTAGTTGCCACCAATTCTGCAATATCAATCCATGCCTGTCTCCAAACATAGGCATTTGTCTGTGAGCTAACCAATGTTGCTGCCTGCAGTTGAATTTACAATAGTTCTTCTTCTATAGCACAACAACAGCCGTCGGTAAAGGCTTTCCTTTAGCTACTAGCGGGCTTgcctttcagtgacttattgatttacccaatgccggatagtcagtcctgcgTATGGGGGGctcggtccattcggggcttgaacccatgacgggcatgttgttaagtcgtataAGTTGACGACTACACCACAAGACCGGCCCCAACAATAGTTCATCTAGACTTACAGTTCATCTATACAACTACAGTGGAGGCTCGATTATGcaggtaccttttatccggttatccgtttattcgtgctgtagaaaaatgacagttcaatacaaaggtgacaaTGCGTGCGGAAGAtgatatttgaagaaattaaaagcgCTATAAGAGCACAATACCATCACACAAAAtgctataattcatggcaattttaaagtattttaattGTAAAAACATCAACTGGctattttaatcaaaacatatgataaattatttaaaaaaaaagtgattcaCTATAtactttgactcattatcTGTGTTATTCGAGTATCCGGACGAGGTTGAGTCCTGatgagcccggataaacggcgctcctgACTGTATTTGacgtaaaataaaagaaattaaacaaagtGCGTCATTTGATTTGACGTTTTGTGAACTTAAATGCGTTTATGCACAAATACATTACAGCATCTAATTAACCATGCAAACGTGTGGCAAATCATCATTTTACGTCTTTTGTTACGTCGTTTGCATTAACAGTTAATCAATTATCCCATTGCACAAATTCATtgtaaagcaaaataaaactaagATTCCCTAAGGATAAAGTGTTAGTATTAAATGATCTTAAAGTCCAAACATTGAtcattttaaagcaattttaTTCGGAGGGAAAATTACTGTTGCAAACCAGCTATCACAAAGCTTCTCTAGCTACTTTTAAAAGTGTCCAATCCAACCCAAACCATTTGAAAGGCGGATTGGTATCAATATTTTGACTCTTTCCAACCGATCGCACACCAAAGTATGGCAGTAAAGTTGTTCTTgttaacaataataataatgctcTAGAAGTTTAGTAGAAATTGAACTTCTACCCAAAACACACTCATTCCCATGTCGAAGCAATTGGCGATGGTACGGGCCAATAAAGttccaaaaacaataaaatggcagcaatagaaaaataaatacaccaaTTATTGCACCGAGGGAAAAAAACTTTTGCTGAAATTAAGCAAAAGCGATCGAATGGCTGTTCCAATTCGTTGCAAAAAGTTTGTCCTGCTAACAATTGCAAACAATGCCGCACCGGATACAGAGGGCGCACGCAAATTACCCAATGCCGTAGCATACCGTCCATTGTAACATTGGCATAGTCGTTCTAGCTAacatttcccattttttaCGGTGGACAAAAATTGCCCAAATGGTTCGATTACACGCGGCAAATGGGTAGATTTATAGCTAAGCTTTTGAGAGGAGTTGCTGTACTTAGTGGGAAGATAATTTTTGTTACTCATCTCGAAACGCTGGCTCCGATTACGCGCTTGCAGACCGGATCGAGCGGATTCGGAAAATCATTTGTGAAAAgcacgaataaaaaaaatcctgaaCAAGTGGAAAACGAAACCGACTTTTACCGAATGCGATTTAAGCGACATCAATAATGTATGTATGCGCCAACCAACCGCGTTGCGTTTCGCCCTGAGATTGTGGTCGAACAAGCGGCTCCATACCATGTGGCGAATGGGGCGAAAAAGTTTCGGCAAGTAatttgcaaattaaaaaaaaacaaaaaatggaccCACACAATGACTCtcaatatgaaaaaaaaaacaatcaaaaaaacagcaaaaaaatattatcacTTATAGAAAAAAGCATTTATTTGTCGGGAGGAATAATAAATGTGAGCGTGAGTACGAATTATCAAAGCGAACTTGGTGGGTGAGGAAGGGAGGTAGTGGTAGTGGAGGGGAGGGGAAAGGAGGCTGGATTGGGAAAAATCACGCACatctctccccctcccccgtcCCATTGGTTGGGCGGAAGTGGTGAACATTGGTGGTAGAAAAATGacggaaaaaacacacacacacacaccagagcGGAAACGTTATACGCGCGGGACAGCGTTGTGTgttccgggtgtgtgtgtttttttgtttgggacaaatctgcacacacacacacacacacacacacacacacacacaaagggacGATCAAAAAGACGCAAATTAATTTCCTCCTACATAAACCATCATCATTTTCCATCGGACGGCCGTCCCACCAAACGCATTGGACAGAGCGCGCCGCGGCTCCCTCCCCCACATCGCCGGAAGGACGAAAGGATGAAAACCGCGTCCTCTTCCTCCGcatcgcacaaaaaaaaaacggcacagcaaaaataataacaacagtTCAACTTTCTGGCCATTGTCACAGGGGACGCTTGGTAGGCGCACCGTTTTTCTTATTGTTTTTCGTTGTATGCAAATATtattcctgtgtgtgtgtgttgttgttgttgttgttgttgttgctgtatcACTGTCATTGTAGTTTGCCAATTGTTCCCCtccacccccctcccctcccctctccTGCTCTTGCCCTCCGTTTCGGACGGACGGCCACGCGGGGCAATGAGTTGCCCCCATGTTGCCCggatgttgtgtgtgtgtgtgtgtgagtgtgacatttattttaattttcttttcatcgCAATGTAATTGTTTCGCGGATCGTGCGGCACCgcactcccccccctccctcccctcacttgatgaaatgaaaaatgtatcgGTAATTGTCGTACGCTTTTCCAACGGAAACGTatggtttaattaaaaatacaaaaacaaacaaaccccaaaCAACGCaatgttcattatttttcattaccattattcaattaaatttatgTGTTTACAAATAATTAAATCCTTCACCGAAAGCCGTTGTTCGGCCGTCTTGGTTGGGCCTTGTGCTGGCAAGTTTCAGTCCCTCTCACCCCCCCGCCACAGGGATCAGGGATTTATCGGTGACCGCCTGTCCGGTTCGCTGGCCGCGCCTTGCCGTACCAGCGTGTCAGCGCCCGGCGTACGTCCGCCATCCCGATACCGTAGTGACCGTACTCGTTCAGCGCACACACCACAATCTGCACCAGCTCGAGCGAAACGTTCGTCCGGACGGTGCTGTTCACACGCACGCTGATGCTGATAATGTCACCGATGATGCTGTCCCGGATGCTGATCGGTCCGGTCACCGCCTGTCCACCGTACCGACCGCCGACCAGCTGCTCGGCACTGTCCCCGAACAGGAGCAGCTGCGATAGTGGGTCTTCTTGCTCGGCTGGCGCCACCCGCCCGACGATGGCGACCAGTACGGCCAGCCCGACCAGCAGGGCCGCGCGCTGTTTCATTGTGTTTCAAAAACTTTCCCGCTCACTCCTCACCCGTGCGTCCGTTGCACCGTTGCACCTGTGATTGATTCACCTGCTCCGGCTGTACTGAAGTGGACGTGGCTGTCCGGGGaaccgttttgacagctaaagAGGGGCAAAGAATCATTTTTGGGGGCCGGTTGATCCCACTGTCGGCAATCAAATCACGCCCCGAAGCGGCGATCCAGATTAGATAGCCGCGAAGTGTAGCGCCCTCCGAACGTGAATGTTCACCAATCAATCGGGCTGCAAAACGAATTGATTAGCTATCGCGAGGGCGGCATCACCGTTTGACTGCTTAAATTAGCACCCACCACGGGCTGTGGCGGCGCCATCTGTAGCCTCGCCAGTGCGCAGCAAGCTTCTCAAGATGAAGGATCGAAGTGCAGCAACCATCCTCATTGCCATCGTCGTCGCCGCCCTGCTGGTGGCAGCGAATGTACCGAGCGCGACCGGGTCCCCACTGCCCGGGTTGGGCGGCATGCCCGCGGACTTTGCCGGCCTGGGGCACGGGTTCGGCGCACAAATTAGCAACATCATCAAGGGCAACACGTACGACCAGTTCGAGCGAGTGATGCGAAAGCTTTCCAAGTCCGGCCGCAAGTCCAGCTCGGAGTCGGGGGACGTTTCTAGCGCCAAGAGCGACAGTTCGTTCGGCATCGGTGGGTCCCAGTTCGGGCAGCTGTTGGagatgctgcagcagcaaatggcCCGCCAGCCGGGGCAGGACGCGGGCGAGCAGCCTGGTAATGCGGTCCCGTTTGCTGCCATTGATAATAGTGTCGATTAATAAAATGGTTAAAAGTTCAAAAAAGATTCGTGTTCGTCGTAACTCattcgctttctttcttcaCCCGCTGTAACGATCACGCTATCACATCGGGCGGCCATTTCTTCACGGTGCTCATGGGACATCCATCTCGGGGCGTCAGGTTGTGCGGAAAACCGCACACCAAACGTTGTTTGACAAATGTGCAGCTGGAGATGTACGGTTGCAACTGCACCGAAGCTCTTTCCCCTTCCCGAAAAGTGTACTTGCTCTACTACCAAGCGATTTGAGTGATTTTGCGACGGTAAAACATTGTGGCACATGAAATATGAAACGCTGGACCGCAAAGCTATTCCGTTTCATTTGCAGTAATGCTGGAAACGATTGGTTTGCAAATATTACAAGATGGCCCATGGCTGTTTGTTTTCGGAGTGAGAAATGGTGAAGCATTACATCACTAACGTGGGCGCACCAGTGCCAGCAGTTCCTTTGCGATAGAAGGGGCTGTAATAAATGACGGTGACAGGGGTCTGCCGACGTTACCAATTTCAACCAAATTAGCGGAAGCGAATGGATTCGATAGCAAAGTAAAGCAATCGTTTGTACaattaataatgttttaatgtttatttgttcgagaggaagatgctcagaaggatacttggccccgtatgtgtggaaggacaatggaggagccgatataatgacgagctatacgagatgtacggcgacctcactgtcgtgcagcgtatcaagctcgccaggctccggtgggctggccatgttgtacgcatggaaacggacgacccagcccgtaaagtctttttaggccgtccacaaggacagaggaggcccaaattgaggtggcaagatggcgtggaggcgtccgccattgaggccgggataacgtactggcagacgaaggcgcgagaccgtgagcggtttcggacactcctgaggcaggccaagaccgcaaagcggttgtagcgccggataagtaagtaagtaatgtttatttattttgtgttttggtaaTTCAGCTTAACGCTCTCGGCGTTTCATCAGTTTTCATTGGCAACGGTTTTGTTTATGGTTGACGATCGACGATGTGCTTCTGGACCAGCTGCTCCACATGCTGGCGCCACAGTTGCTCCTTTTGCTCCTTGGTAATGCCGGGCGCATTGTAACCGTCCGGTTTGGTCTTCACGAGCGACTGCACCAACTGCTGGTAGGGCATGGCATCAGGCAGTCCCGTTGTTGGCACAGTGCCGGTGGTAGTGATGGTAGTGGAACTTAATTCTTCGCTGAGTTCTTCGCTAGTTTCTTCGCTAGTTTCTTCACTGGTTTCTTCACTAGTTTCTTCGCTGGTTTCTTCGCTGGTTTCTTCGCTGGTCTCCTCACTGGTCTCCTCGCTAGTCTCCTCGCTAGTTTCTTCGCTAGTCTCCTCACTAGTCTCCTCACTAGTTTCTTCGCTGGTCTCCTCGCTAGTCTCCTCACTAGTCTCCTCGCTAGTCTCCTCACTGGTGCCCTCAGACGAAGAGGATGACGATTCGGAGGACGATCCCCGGCAAACGTTCACGTTCACATCgcgcagctccagcagcagctcggcaaTCACATTCACCAGCTCCACGTTGATCTCGCTCTTGATATCGACGTCGGCATCCACGTTAACCTTCACGATGTCGccgatgttgttgttgctcatcGATATCGGTCCCGCTGTGACCGCACCGAGCAGCGCCACCAAACCGAGCAATGGTAGGAAATGcttcatatttttcttttttgttgttgttgttgctgttcctTTTAAGAAAAAACTTTGCCAAAAACTTCGACACAACTTAGGCAAGTGTAATGGTGCCAACCAGTTGCTGGCAAATGCTTTTATACAGGTGGGAGTCGATACCGTCGATACAAGGGACACGCTGAGTGGGTATGGATACTTACTAACCACGAAGCGATAAACACGGtaaagattttgttttattattatttttttctgctaaATCTAAGGTCAGATTTAACCCACAATCGAAACGGGCGGTACGATAAGAGACGTTGTTAATAGGGCTTACATTAAGCGGTAATCTTTTAACTGTATGAACAACATTGATTGAACTGATCGTGCTTGATAAGACGGTTTCGGCAGGTTTTTAATGGGAAGCggttattgatttatttcgtTTCAGCGAACAACACGCAAGAGTTTTTTTATATATCCTCTTCTGCTTCTTTGCTGTAACCGATCTATGGCCTATGTATGTCGGCCTGTGCAGACTTGTTAGATTTATCAAGTACCTCCCTGCGTGGATAGACAAGACTATGCTATGGAGGGAAAGTTAGGATGGGAATCGATCCCGTCCGACATGGCAGCAATATATTGGAGCAAGCTTGGAGAATTTCTACGTTGCTATTTTCTTTAGAATTCATGTTCCTAACATAAGGTTTATGAAGGGTTATGATCTGATACACTAAATTAACATAGGAAACCATTTGGTCATGTAAATACGACGCATTAAAAATTGAGTCCAATTCTTCAAAATTTCCTTGAATCATGTGCACTGTGTATTTTGCAGAAGCAATGGGATGTGCTATTAGTTGATGGCCATCGTGTATTCTAGTTCTGGCGAGCTATTGGAGTAGTTGATGAGAGTTATTGGTGTACTTCCTGAAGTGTAGAGAGCACGATCTTCAACCAGCTGTGATCATTCAGGTCTTATGAtctcgaaaatgaaggaaCTTTTTATGCCACGAATGTCAAAAACCAGTTTTCTTGGAGTACTGCTTAGACACAACAGAATAGAATTATGAGTTTTAGATAGCTATGTGCATATACCCTAATTTTGGATTACAATATCTGCAACAGAATCTTTTCACTTGTGACACTGTTCATCCCTCCTATGTAAAAGAATGTAGAAGGAGCGTCTTATGGCGTTTGATCCGAGATGTAGCTGACTGTTTGAGCACTGGATCCGCTTTCTATGGGATACTCAATGCCACGTACACTTTGATTTTTTGGGATTGAAATGATACTCACCCTCATCCAATCCTGACATCCGCTATTACAAGTGATTGTGTTGTACCTTTTAAATCATTGTCCTGCACGTGCAAATCCGAAATGACTCACTTtctaaataaaaccaacaaaacgaATGGAATAAAAAACAATGCTTTAATTCCTCGATCACCCCAACCGCTCCCCCCCACCCACTCAAGCAATCGCCTCATTTACATTGGTTGCATGTTGTAGTATGTCCAGCTCAGCTCCCAGTCCAAACCGAGTTGTTGCATTACGGATCACCTTTCAGCCACATCAAGATTAAAGATGTTTGATGGAAACAAAATAGCTTAGCATGAAAGcttatgttgtgttttgtttttatagaccgacccccctcccccccaccctcACCGGATGATCGATTGTAGTGCCATGGGGCGAGATGTGGGCACTGTATGTGTGGGGTATAATTTATGAAACCGTCAACCCGTTGCTCGTCGCACATCGCCGCCCGTCCGCCCGCTCGCCAGTGGTTTCGTAGTGTGACagtgggaaaataaattaatttttaaggAATATGAATGTGCGGCGTAAGCGAGAAACGCCCTTATTCGGTGTTGCAATTTAGTGGGGCTGAGGTGGCAGGAAAGTCAACCAACAGCACCGTAAGGCAGGTGTAGTTTTGCATGTATTTATTGCGCTGCTACAATATTCTGACATGCGACACATGGCTATACCCCCAGAAGAAATAACAGAACAAAAAGCGGACTGTGTGCAGCTTTTTGTGAGTGAAATCTTTCGAGAAAGGTATTTAAAACGGTCGTTCTTTTTCGTGCTACACATGGTCCTGCTTAGGGCACGGTATCATGTTCTCCTTTCTTCGTATTGGCTTTCAGTAGCCACGTGCTAAGGCCGGGCTTGTCCACGCTTGAAGGATATCGAGGACGGTCTACCCTACGGGATCAGGATTCTTTTACCGAGGAAAATGGAATCGAGAATGGGAGTTGCAGAGCGCAACAACACGACAGTCGAGGGAGCGGATGGGGAAATGTACGGCCCGCGGGCAAGGGCAGCATGTGTCACATCCAAACATATATCAACTCGGTGGAACTCAATTGAAACCAACTGTGCCAGTCAGTTGGTGCAGCGAAACCAAACCTCGTGGCTGTTCCTTGCACATAGGAGCATGGTGGAAACTCCCACCCCaccgaacaaacaaaaaaaaacccatatgGGTGGCGAAAAAAGTATCCCAGCAAATGATAAACTACGGCCACGGGGTGGGACAGGGGGGAATGGGGCACATGAATCACCCCTAATGCCCCCGGTGCGGTGTGGAGAGTAATGGTAATCGTGAAAGCGTTTGGACATTTATACAGTTTTTATTCCGCCGACGGACTCGTGGGCCTCGTGTTGGCATACGGTCGCGTCCGGGGTGGTCGTCACACCGTCACAGCTTTGCAGCGATTATGTACGGTTTACGGACGGAATCACATCAACGTCAAATGCCAAGACATTTAAGAGGCAGCGAAACGGGCGCACCACGACAGTTATGATACGcgaaaagtataaaaaaatatacttgCGATGGAAACTGGCGGTGCCATACCAGATTGGCTAGCTATGGACTGAATACGGCTGCTAGTATGGTTTGGTCAGCAGCAAAGAAAGGTTTGACATAATCACGCACCTATCGCTCAGGAAGCTTGATGGTGGGCAACTAAGAATAATAGTATCTAAAAGTAA contains:
- the LOC120897628 gene encoding cell wall protein IFF6-like, which gives rise to MKHFLPLLGLVALLGAVTAGPISMSNNNIGDIVKVNVDADVDIKSEINVELVNVIAELLLELRDVNVNVCRGSSSESSSSSSEGTSEETSEETSEETSEETSEETSEETSEETSEETSEETSEETSEETSEETSEETSEETSEETSEETSEETSEELSEELSSTTITTTGTVPTTGLPDAMPYQQLVQSLVKTKPDGYNAPGITKEQKEQLWRQHVEQLVQKHIVDRQP